GCCGAACGTGCTGCTCGTCACGTTCGACACGACGCGCGCCGACCACGTCGGCTGCTACGGCGCGTCGTTCGCGCGCACGCCGACGCTCGACCGGCTCGCCGCGGAAGGCACGCGGTTCGAGACGGTCTTCAGCCCCGCGCCGCTCACCGTTCCGGCGCACGCCGCGCTGATGACGGG
The DNA window shown above is from bacterium and carries:
- a CDS encoding sulfatase-like hydrolase/transferase, which produces MTRSRRAAPARAVRGAGVAHGRRPSRATWARPLGRLGAVLFAAALAFVGVSFGAEKPNVLLVTFDTTRADHVGCYGASFARTPTLDRLAAEGTRFETVFSPAPLTVPAHAALMTG